Genomic DNA from Desulfonema ishimotonii:
TAGCAGGTTGTACTGGACATCTTTTGAAGAAGGCCTTATCATCCCCCGGTGGTTGTGAGATTTATAAAACACAGCATAAACGAATACCCCGCTGACATCTGCCCGGCCTTTCCGTTTCGGGCAGATGTCAGCGTCAATATTGTACCTGTGAATACGGCCTGTTTTCTGCCGATCTGACCCTCTGATTTTACATTGTCAGAAGATCAGATTCAGCGCGTGTCACAGGATTTTTTACAGGAGGTAAATATTTGGCGTTCATCGGCGTGCATCCGCGGTTTGAAATGAGGAAACCGCCGATAAATGCCAATACACGCGAATCAGACAAAAATATTGTACCTGTGATTTTTTCTGTGACGGCCTGTTTTCTGACGATCCGGCCCTCTGATTTTACATTGTCAGCAGATCGCATTCAGCGCATGGCACAGGAGGTAAATATTTACATATTTTAAGGTGAAGAGAATGAAGGATTTTTTTAAAGTCATGGATCTGGATCAGGTGCTGGCCTTCCGTTCCGATTTTCCGAAAGTCGGAACGGAGGAGATTCCGCTCACAGCGGCTGTGGGGCGGATTCTGGCCGAAGATGTGCGCTCCGACATGAACCTGCCTTACTTCCGGCGAACCACAGTGGACGGCTACGCAATTCAGGCCGCCTCCGGCTTCGGCGCATCCGAAAGCAACCCGGCATACCTCACCGTCAGCGGTGTGATCAGCATGGGCGAATCCCCGGACTTTTCCGTGGGCCCGGGGAAGGCTGCCCGGATTTCCACAGGCGGCATGTTGCCCCGGGGAGCCGACAGCGTGGTGATGATCGAACACACCGAAGCGCTGGATGAGACCACCATCGAGGTTTACAAAAGCGTCGCCCCCGGTCAGAACGTCATTGAGCCGGGTGAGGATTTCCAGCAGGACGAGATCATTCTCTCCGCAGGCCGGAAGATCCGGCCCCAGGAGATGGGGCTGCTGGCCGCCTTCGGCAGGGAAACGGTAACGGTGTACCGGAAGCCGGTGGTCAGCATCATCTCGACCGGAGACGAGATTGTGCCCATTAACCAGAGGCCGGGCGTGGGACAGATACGGGATATCAATTCATATACACTGGCAGGTCTGGTCCGGGAGGCCGGGGGGACGCCCCTCGGTTTCGACATTGTCAGAGATGATTACAACGCCCTGCTTGGAATCTGCTCAGAGGCCGTGGAGCAGTCGGACATGGTACTCATCTCCGGCGGCAGTTCGGTGGGCATGCGGGATTTCACCATTGAAGTCCTCGCGGACCTGCCCCAGTCCGAAATCCTGGTCCACGGCATTTCCGTCAGCCCCGGCAAGCCGACCATCCTGGCCCGGGTGGGGGACAAGCCCTTCTGGGGACTGCCCGGCCATGTGGTCTCGGCAATGGTGATATTTGTGACCGTGGTTCGCCCGTTTATCGAACACGCCACCGGTCTCTCTGAAAAAGATCACCGCGCCCTCGGAATTCCGGCCCGGCTCAGTCGGAATCTGGCCTCTGCCCAGGGGCGCGTCGATTTCGTCCGGGTGCGGCTGGTCCCAAAGGAAGACGGGCTGTGGGCCGAGCCGGTTCTCGGCAAATCCGGCCTCATTAACACCATGATCAGAGCCGACGGCCTTATTGAAATCGGGCGGGACACAGAGGGGCTGGACAAGGGCGAACCTGTGCTGGTGATGCGGGTCTGAGGTGATTTCCGGGAATGAATATCCCCGACGCATTGTATATTCTTTACCCAAAATCGCCCAAGAGCCTGTTTGAAAATCAAGCCCCGAAGGGGCGGATTAATACAGCCCGGGGCAACGCCCCGGGAATAGGATAAAAAATATTCATAAGCCCTGAAAGGGCGTGTTAAAAATGATTTCAGAATACGGTTTTTTATAATCTGCCCTTTCAGGACTGAATGCTTTTGGGTGTCCCGTCCCGGGGCTTTTCAAACAGGCTGCAAGATTTTTATTTCAGCATTAATTTAAAATAGTTACAGAATCCAGGCAGGAGTACACCATGAAATCCAAGCGGAATGTATATCTGAAAATGAAACCCCTGGCGGAGGCCCGGAAGATTCTCTCGGACGCCTTCCCCCGGTTCGGAACGCTGGAAGCGGAAACCGTTCCCGCGCCCGACGCCGCAGGCCGGGTGCTGGCTGAACCGATCTTCGCCAGCGTATCGGCCCCCAACTTTCACGCGGCAGCAATGGACGGCGTGGCCGTCAAAGCCGAGATCACCTTCGGGA
This window encodes:
- a CDS encoding molybdopterin molybdotransferase MoeA, producing MKDFFKVMDLDQVLAFRSDFPKVGTEEIPLTAAVGRILAEDVRSDMNLPYFRRTTVDGYAIQAASGFGASESNPAYLTVSGVISMGESPDFSVGPGKAARISTGGMLPRGADSVVMIEHTEALDETTIEVYKSVAPGQNVIEPGEDFQQDEIILSAGRKIRPQEMGLLAAFGRETVTVYRKPVVSIISTGDEIVPINQRPGVGQIRDINSYTLAGLVREAGGTPLGFDIVRDDYNALLGICSEAVEQSDMVLISGGSSVGMRDFTIEVLADLPQSEILVHGISVSPGKPTILARVGDKPFWGLPGHVVSAMVIFVTVVRPFIEHATGLSEKDHRALGIPARLSRNLASAQGRVDFVRVRLVPKEDGLWAEPVLGKSGLINTMIRADGLIEIGRDTEGLDKGEPVLVMRV